The Amylolactobacillus amylophilus DSM 20533 = JCM 1125 genome contains a region encoding:
- a CDS encoding ATP-binding cassette domain-containing protein — protein MAIKYAKKSNIILFIVFSIIKSLQVVFIANLVKVITNYAVQPKGSLLQVAIVATVGLLLFLFAGIAHEYFSDLIIKDINVEIKRLSSKYLIYQAKQEQKLDTSFFTNDVKQIETSKILSELDAITNVLQFAAAIIAALFGSIVLTIVYLVVSAIPGLVQRIFTKKIEGKSQIWAEQNSTYTNIVKDSELISPTARLYDVEGNIWHRFKRAAVSLEESLFQMNFLRDISNRSVETSAFLFSNILPSILGVILVTRGEISLGILFMIDNLANQFINPVVNFFYDLNDISAANPMWQKFLGTTKRRLSGVKDSMNTTLEDQQFRQLNLINVTVKYNQKTVIKNLNLQIKRGEKILLTAPSGWGKSTLLNILTGEQEIASGEFKIDGMNLAGNWQQAHRYFSFIHQTPLLLDESLRFNITLGYNASDGEVLEAIKSAGLDDLVDQIGLDSTIGEEGSRLSGGQRQRVEIARALLRNRPILIADEPTSSLDEGLARRIQGVILNTNKTVIEVAHRVSPAEAKLFDRIINLDELAE, from the coding sequence ATGGCAATAAAATATGCAAAGAAAAGTAATATCATATTATTCATCGTCTTTTCCATCATCAAATCACTTCAGGTAGTCTTCATCGCAAATCTGGTTAAGGTGATTACTAATTATGCGGTTCAGCCAAAAGGCAGCCTGTTGCAGGTGGCTATAGTGGCCACGGTCGGTTTGCTGCTCTTCTTGTTTGCTGGTATCGCACATGAATACTTTTCCGACCTAATTATCAAAGATATCAACGTGGAGATTAAGCGGCTGTCCAGTAAGTATCTGATCTATCAGGCCAAGCAAGAGCAGAAGCTCGACACCTCGTTCTTTACAAATGACGTCAAGCAGATTGAGACAAGTAAGATCCTTTCGGAGCTCGATGCCATTACCAATGTACTGCAATTCGCTGCGGCGATTATTGCGGCGTTGTTTGGCTCGATAGTACTCACAATTGTGTACCTAGTTGTTTCTGCGATTCCGGGCTTAGTACAGCGCATATTCACTAAAAAAATTGAAGGTAAGTCGCAGATCTGGGCAGAGCAGAACAGTACGTACACGAATATCGTGAAGGATAGTGAACTAATCTCGCCAACGGCACGGCTGTACGATGTAGAAGGTAATATCTGGCATCGTTTCAAGAGGGCGGCTGTTTCCCTTGAAGAATCATTATTTCAAATGAATTTTCTCCGTGATATTTCCAACCGATCAGTGGAAACCTCTGCCTTCTTATTCAGCAATATTCTCCCGTCAATCCTCGGCGTAATCCTAGTTACAAGGGGCGAGATCTCCCTTGGAATCCTGTTTATGATTGATAACTTAGCTAATCAATTTATTAATCCGGTCGTCAATTTCTTCTATGACTTGAATGATATCTCGGCGGCCAACCCGATGTGGCAGAAATTTCTCGGCACAACTAAGCGGCGGTTAAGCGGTGTTAAAGATAGCATGAATACTACGCTTGAAGATCAGCAATTTAGGCAACTTAACCTGATAAACGTAACTGTTAAGTATAATCAAAAAACGGTCATTAAAAATTTGAATTTGCAGATTAAACGAGGCGAGAAAATATTACTAACAGCACCATCTGGTTGGGGAAAATCTACGTTACTGAATATCTTGACCGGTGAACAGGAGATTGCTAGTGGTGAATTTAAAATAGACGGCATGAACTTAGCCGGAAATTGGCAGCAGGCGCATCGCTATTTTAGTTTTATTCACCAGACTCCATTGTTACTAGACGAGTCTTTGAGGTTCAATATCACGCTTGGATACAATGCCTCAGATGGTGAGGTATTAGAAGCAATTAAGTCAGCTGGCCTGGACGATTTGGTCGATCAGATTGGACTTGATTCTACAATCGGCGAGGAAGGTAGTCGTCTCTCCGGTGGCCAAAGGCAACGGGTAGAAATTGCACGGGCGCTGTTGCGCAATCGACCAATCTTGATTGCGGATGAGCCTACGAGTTCTTTGGATGAAGGTCTAGCAAGACGTATTCAGGGTGTTATTTTGAATACCAATAAGACCGTTATTGAGGTAGCCCACCGGGTCTCGCCGGCGGAAGCAAAGCTCTTTGACCGAATAATTAATTTAGATGAACTGGCGGAGTAG
- a CDS encoding alpha/beta hydrolase, which produces MEIKKLTLQNQLNQEFKVDFFGLSSINPENQNVEFPLIVLSPGGYFTHYSLKEIEPLALAYMNQGYEVAVVYYQLVDGEHPVYPAAALSVIKTLQYFKENAALYSVSANQIVTAGFSAGGHVASAVNAMLLDEGMQQIFALDPANALPAATILGYPFIDIEQLSFELTPEQQKAIPSEVLFHNTAAGVTKQTPPTFVFHAVGDPVVPVSNGISYFNALQANGVVSEAHFFNGKVHGFATAKPRIGEAGNAQLVDQHLAHWLRLSTEWLSQVLAAD; this is translated from the coding sequence ATGGAAATTAAAAAATTAACGCTCCAAAACCAGCTTAATCAGGAATTTAAAGTGGACTTCTTTGGGCTTTCGAGCATCAATCCGGAGAATCAGAATGTGGAATTTCCGTTGATAGTGCTTAGCCCGGGTGGTTACTTTACTCATTATTCTCTGAAGGAAATAGAGCCGCTGGCTCTAGCCTATATGAATCAGGGTTACGAGGTGGCCGTGGTTTATTATCAGCTGGTGGATGGTGAACACCCGGTTTATCCGGCCGCAGCACTGTCTGTGATTAAGACGCTGCAATATTTCAAGGAGAATGCGGCTCTTTACAGTGTTTCTGCCAATCAAATTGTCACGGCAGGCTTCTCGGCGGGTGGCCATGTCGCTAGCGCCGTTAACGCAATGCTCCTCGATGAGGGGATGCAACAGATATTTGCGCTTGATCCGGCGAATGCGCTACCGGCTGCGACAATCTTGGGTTACCCGTTCATTGATATCGAACAGCTGTCCTTTGAACTGACACCAGAACAGCAAAAGGCGATTCCAAGTGAGGTATTGTTCCATAATACTGCTGCTGGAGTGACGAAACAGACGCCACCTACGTTTGTTTTCCATGCTGTTGGCGACCCCGTGGTCCCCGTGTCAAATGGAATTAGCTATTTCAACGCATTGCAGGCCAATGGTGTAGTTAGCGAGGCGCATTTCTTTAATGGCAAGGTCCATGGTTTCGCAACTGCCAAACCGCGGATTGGTGAGGCAGGGAATGCGCAATTAGTGGATCAGCACTTGGCACATTGGTTAAGGCTGAGTACCGAGTGGCTGAGCCAAGTCTTGGCAGCTGACTGA